The following coding sequences lie in one Alloacidobacterium dinghuense genomic window:
- a CDS encoding FG-GAP-like repeat-containing protein, whose protein sequence is MLKRVAPGSDEYVTEKYAFEIESMLDQWSESLRKSAHDFSSLAKFLSPSIVATPFSSGKDRSLRTGQGIEVTRQQFGESAVLSQERFLKEWHDYLEPAVNVETAEFQIVGIEELANNPLTLRLDIRYDLVMKHDDRHEERVGHWKTEWSRNVSSAWKAQRWEATEETRAVAHSPAFIDITHQALGATESYKEQLLHGSDYWRTVLDAASGIDVYGNNGVVAGDFDNDGFDDLYICQPAGLPNRLYRNRGDGSFEDVTERAGVGVLDNSACALFADFENKGLQDLLVVCGSGPLLFSNQGNGKFSLKADAFKFAQTPQGTFTHAAIADYDCDGHLDIYFCVYSYYLGLDQYHYPVPYFDARNGPPNFLFHNEGNATFADKTESAGLNANNNRYSFACAWGNSNSKGFPDLYVANDFGRGNLYRNNGDGTFTDTSTDAHVEDVGAGMSACWSDFDNDGNQDIYAANMWSAAGQRVSEQKIFHQNAKDEIRALYARHARGNSLYRNQGDGKFQNTSWQSGVGMGRWSWCSDFWDLDHDGYPDLYIANGYISGPERNDFSSFFWRQVVGKSPEDNTPSQAYELGWNALNELIRSDSSWSGYERNVVFANNRDGTFSEASGAIGLDFLEDSRSFALADIDHDGCQEIILKNRNSPQIRILRNAMKDIGHAITFRLRGTRSNRDGIGTEITVDAGPLHQTKYLQAGSGFLAQHSKEVFFGVGSLDGPVQAYIRWPSGFTQEFKDLPLNHRIEIEEESATFTAKPFAARPASYADPGPQLPLEILPSVADAWLIDPLKAPDFSLPDLAGNVRDLRSFSDDPILLNFWAIKARGSMDELKRLQQHRSAFAANKLSLLAINVDEATDMQTAKLSVSQLGLSFRILFATAEVAGIYNIIYRYLFDRRRDLAIPTSFLLDKDRMIVKVYQGRIDPQRVLEDVKSIPITAADRMQKGLPFNGVLYQDAFQRNDFTYGVAFFQHGYLDAAASSFEQVIAQKPNDPEAYYNLGTLYLRRNNLQQARQYLEQTVRLRSDYPEAWNNLGMIAAQQGQPEEAIRNFQQSLDQRPNFAIALLNLGNLYRRQGMFDKAQALLNRAFQIQPDDPEVNYSLGMLCAQQGQMQSAVDYLEKAIVLRPDYPEALNNLGVIFVRSKDYAKAEEQFKTCIRVAPNFDQSYLNLARVYVIQHDKEKARQVLLELLRLQPQHQGAQQALEMLKSLP, encoded by the coding sequence GTGTTAAAGCGCGTTGCTCCCGGTTCGGATGAGTACGTCACGGAAAAGTATGCGTTTGAAATCGAGTCGATGCTCGATCAATGGAGCGAATCTTTAAGAAAGTCAGCTCATGACTTCTCATCTTTGGCAAAATTTCTTAGCCCTTCCATTGTGGCAACTCCTTTCTCCTCCGGGAAAGATCGCTCACTGCGTACGGGCCAAGGAATCGAGGTAACCAGACAACAATTTGGCGAGAGCGCTGTGCTTTCACAGGAACGATTCCTGAAAGAATGGCATGACTATCTGGAGCCAGCCGTCAATGTAGAAACGGCAGAATTCCAAATTGTCGGTATTGAAGAACTCGCGAATAATCCGCTGACGCTGCGCCTGGATATCCGGTATGACCTGGTCATGAAACATGATGACCGTCACGAAGAACGAGTCGGTCACTGGAAGACAGAATGGTCGCGCAATGTCTCCAGTGCATGGAAGGCTCAAAGGTGGGAAGCTACCGAAGAAACACGCGCCGTGGCGCACTCCCCTGCATTCATCGATATCACTCATCAAGCGCTAGGGGCGACGGAATCATACAAAGAACAATTGCTTCATGGCTCTGACTATTGGCGCACTGTTCTTGATGCCGCAAGCGGCATCGATGTGTACGGGAACAACGGCGTAGTGGCAGGCGATTTCGACAATGACGGATTCGACGATCTCTACATTTGCCAGCCTGCTGGTCTCCCAAACCGCCTTTATCGCAATCGTGGAGACGGAAGTTTCGAAGATGTAACAGAAAGAGCCGGCGTCGGAGTGCTCGATAATAGTGCCTGTGCCCTGTTCGCTGATTTTGAGAACAAGGGGCTTCAGGATCTTCTGGTAGTTTGCGGCAGTGGTCCTTTACTCTTCAGCAACCAGGGAAACGGAAAATTCTCGCTGAAGGCTGACGCCTTTAAGTTCGCGCAAACTCCCCAAGGGACATTTACGCACGCGGCCATAGCCGATTACGATTGCGATGGGCATCTTGACATCTACTTTTGTGTATATAGCTACTACCTTGGCTTAGACCAATATCACTATCCGGTTCCCTATTTCGATGCGCGCAACGGACCTCCGAATTTCTTGTTCCACAATGAAGGAAATGCGACATTCGCAGATAAAACTGAATCGGCTGGGTTGAACGCCAACAACAATCGCTATAGCTTTGCCTGCGCCTGGGGTAATTCCAACTCCAAGGGATTTCCCGATCTCTATGTAGCGAATGATTTCGGACGAGGCAATCTATATCGCAATAACGGCGATGGGACCTTCACTGACACTTCTACGGACGCGCACGTGGAAGACGTTGGCGCAGGGATGAGTGCATGTTGGTCTGATTTCGATAATGATGGGAACCAAGATATATACGCTGCGAACATGTGGTCAGCGGCCGGACAGCGCGTCTCGGAACAAAAGATCTTCCATCAAAATGCAAAGGATGAAATTCGAGCACTTTACGCGCGCCATGCGCGTGGTAATTCCCTTTATCGAAATCAGGGAGATGGGAAGTTCCAAAACACCAGTTGGCAGTCTGGAGTTGGGATGGGTCGCTGGTCCTGGTGCTCCGATTTCTGGGACCTCGACCACGATGGCTATCCCGACCTCTATATCGCGAATGGATATATTTCCGGACCGGAGCGCAACGACTTCAGCAGTTTCTTTTGGCGGCAGGTGGTGGGAAAGTCTCCCGAAGACAACACCCCATCCCAAGCTTACGAACTGGGGTGGAACGCGCTGAACGAACTGATCCGATCGGACAGTTCATGGAGCGGGTACGAAAGAAATGTGGTGTTTGCGAACAATCGCGATGGCACATTCTCTGAAGCTTCAGGCGCCATCGGCTTGGACTTTCTCGAAGATAGTCGATCGTTTGCACTGGCGGACATTGACCACGATGGGTGTCAGGAGATCATCCTTAAGAACCGAAACTCGCCGCAGATACGAATTTTGCGAAATGCGATGAAGGACATCGGACATGCCATCACCTTCCGTCTTCGGGGAACGCGGAGCAATCGCGATGGCATCGGAACCGAAATCACTGTAGATGCTGGACCGCTTCATCAGACAAAATATCTGCAGGCGGGATCCGGCTTTCTGGCCCAGCACTCGAAAGAAGTTTTTTTCGGAGTTGGAAGTTTGGATGGCCCGGTTCAGGCTTATATTCGCTGGCCCAGTGGATTCACCCAGGAATTCAAGGACCTCCCTCTCAATCACCGCATCGAGATCGAGGAAGAATCGGCGACGTTCACTGCCAAGCCCTTTGCTGCACGACCTGCTTCCTACGCAGATCCAGGGCCACAGCTGCCACTAGAGATCCTGCCATCCGTGGCAGATGCCTGGCTTATCGATCCACTAAAAGCACCTGACTTTTCCCTTCCAGATCTCGCAGGGAATGTGCGAGATCTTCGCTCATTCTCTGACGACCCAATACTTCTGAACTTCTGGGCTATAAAGGCTCGAGGGTCCATGGACGAACTGAAGCGCCTTCAACAGCATCGGTCAGCGTTTGCTGCTAACAAGCTGAGTCTCTTGGCGATCAACGTCGATGAAGCGACGGATATGCAAACAGCAAAATTGTCCGTGAGCCAACTGGGACTTTCTTTTCGTATTCTCTTTGCGACGGCGGAGGTGGCTGGAATCTACAACATCATCTATCGATATTTGTTCGATCGGCGAAGAGATCTAGCTATTCCAACATCATTCCTCCTGGACAAGGACCGCATGATCGTCAAGGTTTACCAAGGTAGGATTGATCCACAACGAGTGTTGGAGGACGTTAAATCCATCCCGATCACAGCTGCCGATCGCATGCAAAAGGGGCTTCCTTTCAATGGTGTACTCTATCAGGACGCTTTCCAGCGTAACGACTTTACCTATGGAGTTGCGTTTTTCCAACATGGTTATCTCGACGCAGCAGCTTCCTCCTTTGAACAGGTCATCGCCCAGAAACCGAATGATCCGGAAGCCTACTACAATTTGGGCACGCTTTACTTGCGCAGAAATAACCTCCAACAGGCGCGTCAATATCTGGAGCAAACAGTAAGACTGCGCTCGGATTATCCAGAGGCTTGGAACAATCTCGGGATGATTGCAGCTCAACAGGGACAACCGGAGGAAGCAATACGAAACTTTCAGCAGTCGCTGGACCAGAGGCCAAATTTCGCCATAGCTCTTCTGAATCTAGGGAATCTCTACCGCAGACAGGGCATGTTTGATAAAGCGCAGGCCCTTCTGAATCGCGCTTTTCAAATTCAGCCTGACGATCCTGAAGTGAACTACAGCCTTGGAATGCTTTGTGCTCAGCAGGGACAGATGCAGTCCGCTGTGGATTATCTTGAGAAGGCTATCGTACTGCGTCCGGACTATCCTGAAGCCTTGAACAATCTTGGCGTTATCTTTGTTCGTAGCAAGGATTACGCGAAGGCTGAGGAGCAATTCAAAACCTGTATCCGAGTGGCTCCAAACTTCGATCAGTCATATCTCAATCTTGCCCGTGTCTACGTGATACAGCACGATAAGGAGAAAGCCCGGCAAGTGCTGCTCGAATTACTCAGGCTGCAGCCTCAACATCAGGGAGCGCAGCAGGCCCTCGAAATGCTAAAATCGCTACCTTAA